One window from the genome of Faecalibacterium sp. HTF-F encodes:
- a CDS encoding plasmid recombination protein, which translates to MARNDGIDRTSVRNLAVSDKAVGNTQQHNEREKDSYRNPDIIPQRAAWNVHFKKPTASYTDLFAQLETAGTISTRGLKPDATHYCELVFDVNSAYFDNHGGYEFAKQFYEDAYKAAVQIVGGEQYILSAVMHADEINRAMTEALGREVYHYHLHVVYVPVVEKQILWSKRCKDKALVGTVKETVMQVSRSKKWASKPLLDDAGEPVLQKNGKPVLKKSYSILQDDFFNYMHNAGYTDVERGERGSTEEHLTVTQFKVQREQERLDSLTAQADQKAQSLAKTSQTLSKKEKELAAVQKKATLTKEALIHARDLDYIGKRTFLGNYSLTEEEFSKLKKQADHGYMMDVENRRLKEELSTAKKEAAHWGQKYHELWYEVKPYLDALHRAPELVRSFLEKILALKQERTMNVPQKNRKRGQDMEL; encoded by the coding sequence TTGGCAAGAAATGATGGTATTGACCGCACAAGTGTCCGAAACCTCGCCGTTTCGGATAAGGCCGTTGGTAACACCCAGCAGCACAACGAGCGCGAAAAGGACAGCTATCGGAACCCCGATATTATCCCCCAGCGCGCTGCATGGAACGTCCACTTCAAAAAGCCAACCGCCAGCTACACTGACCTGTTCGCCCAACTGGAAACCGCTGGTACGATTTCAACGCGCGGCCTGAAGCCGGATGCCACCCATTATTGCGAGCTTGTCTTTGATGTCAACTCTGCCTATTTCGACAATCACGGTGGCTACGAGTTCGCCAAGCAGTTCTATGAGGATGCCTACAAAGCTGCTGTTCAGATCGTGGGCGGTGAGCAGTATATCCTCTCGGCAGTCATGCACGCCGACGAGATCAACCGTGCCATGACCGAAGCACTAGGCCGCGAAGTTTACCACTACCACCTCCATGTGGTCTATGTACCTGTGGTGGAAAAGCAGATCCTGTGGTCGAAACGCTGCAAGGACAAGGCACTGGTCGGCACAGTCAAGGAGACCGTCATGCAGGTCAGCCGGAGCAAGAAGTGGGCATCCAAGCCCCTGCTGGACGATGCTGGAGAGCCCGTCCTGCAAAAGAACGGCAAACCAGTCCTGAAGAAGTCGTACAGCATCCTGCAAGACGATTTCTTCAACTATATGCACAATGCCGGGTACACCGATGTAGAGCGCGGCGAGCGCGGCAGCACCGAAGAACACCTGACCGTCACCCAGTTCAAAGTTCAACGGGAGCAGGAACGGCTGGACAGCCTGACCGCCCAAGCCGACCAAAAGGCGCAGTCGCTTGCCAAAACCAGTCAGACCCTCTCCAAAAAGGAGAAGGAACTTGCCGCTGTGCAGAAAAAGGCCACGCTCACGAAAGAAGCCCTCATTCATGCGCGCGATCTGGATTATATCGGCAAGCGCACCTTCCTCGGCAACTACTCGCTGACCGAGGAGGAATTTTCCAAACTGAAAAAGCAGGCCGACCACGGCTATATGATGGACGTGGAGAACCGCCGCCTGAAAGAAGAACTTTCCACCGCCAAGAAGGAAGCTGCTCATTGGGGTCAAAAGTATCATGAGCTCTGGTATGAAGTGAAGCCCTATCTGGACGCGCTCCACCGTGCGCCTGAACTGGTGCGCAGCTTTCTGGAAAAGATTCTCGCCCTCAAGCAGGAGCGCACCATGAATGTGCCGCAGAAAAACCGCAAGCGTGGGCAGGATATGGAACTTTGA
- a CDS encoding phage/plasmid primase, P4 family produces MKKNISRNPLWPDWYNGKKIDEVQFGRAFLEQWPLKCVNGTLYTLDGPVEDESEIKQRILENIEEYVTSGLSKKVTNILETIKLLAFSDPFPIEQDCIHLQNGVYHLPNGSFQESRLFCQNRLPVRYDPKAATPDRWLTFLHELLDDADIPTLQEYLGYCLIPSTKGQKMMLIVGKGGEGKSRIGLVLKRLMGDAASNGSVQKVENNRFARVDLERRLLMIDDDMDMNALPKTNYIKTIVTAEAKLDLERKGVQSYQRDIYARFLCFGNGALTSLYDHSDGFFRRQLILTTKDKPTDRTDDPFLVEKMCAELEGILLWCQEGLHRLVQNDFRFTVSERAAANVDTIKRSSNNVIDFMESEGYFRFKADYSISSKEFYDIYKQWCEDNACHSVSAIRFSAELRQNDRRYNLEATNNIYLPGGRRVRGFVGIEPLVHPCP; encoded by the coding sequence ATGAAGAAAAACATTTCCCGCAACCCTTTATGGCCGGACTGGTACAACGGTAAGAAAATTGACGAAGTCCAGTTTGGACGTGCCTTTCTGGAACAGTGGCCGCTGAAATGCGTCAACGGAACACTGTACACGCTGGACGGACCGGTGGAGGACGAAAGCGAGATCAAGCAGCGCATCTTGGAGAACATCGAGGAATATGTCACCTCCGGCCTGTCCAAAAAGGTCACCAACATTCTGGAGACCATCAAGCTGCTGGCCTTTTCCGACCCGTTCCCCATCGAGCAGGACTGCATCCACCTCCAGAACGGAGTGTACCATCTGCCGAACGGCTCTTTTCAGGAGAGTCGGCTGTTCTGCCAGAACCGCCTGCCTGTGAGGTATGACCCCAAAGCCGCCACCCCTGACCGTTGGTTGACCTTTCTGCACGAGCTGCTGGACGATGCCGACATCCCCACCTTGCAGGAGTATCTGGGCTACTGCCTGATTCCCAGCACCAAAGGGCAGAAGATGATGCTCATTGTCGGCAAGGGCGGCGAGGGCAAGTCCCGCATCGGGCTGGTGCTCAAGCGACTCATGGGAGATGCCGCCAGCAACGGCAGCGTCCAGAAGGTGGAGAACAACCGCTTTGCCCGTGTCGATCTGGAACGCCGCCTGCTGATGATCGACGATGACATGGATATGAACGCCCTGCCCAAGACGAATTATATTAAGACCATCGTGACCGCCGAAGCCAAGCTGGACTTGGAACGAAAAGGTGTCCAGAGCTACCAGCGGGACATCTACGCCCGATTCCTCTGTTTCGGCAACGGTGCGTTGACCTCGCTGTATGACCATTCGGACGGCTTCTTCCGCCGCCAGCTCATCCTGACCACCAAGGACAAGCCCACCGACCGCACGGATGACCCCTTCCTTGTGGAGAAGATGTGCGCCGAGTTGGAGGGCATCCTGCTGTGGTGTCAGGAAGGGCTGCACCGGCTGGTGCAGAACGATTTCCGCTTCACGGTCAGCGAACGAGCCGCTGCCAACGTGGACACCATCAAGCGCAGCAGCAACAACGTCATCGACTTCATGGAGTCCGAGGGCTACTTCCGCTTCAAGGCGGACTACTCCATCAGCTCCAAGGAGTTCTACGACATTTACAAGCAGTGGTGCGAGGACAACGCCTGCCACAGCGTATCGGCGATCCGTTTCAGCGCCGAACTGCGCCAGAATGACCGCCGCTATAACCTTGAAGCCACCAACAACATCTACCTGCCCGGTGGCCGCAGGGTGCGGGGCTTTGTAGGCATCGAACCTCTTGTCCACCCCTGCCCGTAA
- a CDS encoding CHC2 zinc finger domain-containing protein — protein MSLYQTVKSAITVRQVGEMYGMEPDRHGMVCCPFHSDSDPSMKLNDTYYYCFACGANGDAIDLTAKLFDLNPRQAAEKLASDFGLDPDKPPANAIALPPPKRGLTDEQWADIAYCLRVLTDYLDLLHDW, from the coding sequence TTGAGCCTGTATCAAACTGTCAAGTCCGCCATCACCGTTCGGCAGGTGGGAGAGATGTACGGCATGGAGCCTGACCGCCATGGCATGGTGTGCTGTCCGTTCCATTCTGACAGCGACCCCAGCATGAAGCTGAACGACACCTATTATTACTGCTTCGCTTGCGGAGCCAACGGTGATGCCATCGACCTCACCGCCAAGCTGTTCGACCTGAACCCCCGGCAAGCCGCCGAGAAGCTCGCAAGTGACTTCGGGCTTGACCCGGATAAGCCGCCCGCCAATGCCATCGCCCTGCCGCCGCCCAAGCGTGGCCTGACGGACGAGCAGTGGGCAGACATCGCCTACTGCCTGCGGGTGCTGACCGATTATCTCGACCTGCTGCACGACTGGTAG
- a CDS encoding helix-turn-helix domain-containing protein, producing the protein MAQEYLPAPSNVRLADLMKEHNISQPELAKEIGCSKSTISRFISGAKGTLTHEQVLKIARLFNVSTDFLLGETNIPDRKNYDIAELGLSVEAAKNLYTGRVNTEVVNLLLENARFAELTYRIAQYFDDTFASGIAAQNAMLTTLSTLLRTRVKTPEAAKAAKDISLRRKPVYQGDLDDIEMYFMAAIKEIKKGIGSHYAEQEAMSKKVAEKMFTELTKGQDVQHPTITAEQLTDAMLDSVSGMEGATPEALEQLRNGLLGILQSAAEQENAHEADE; encoded by the coding sequence ATGGCACAGGAATATCTGCCCGCACCGTCCAACGTCCGTCTTGCGGACTTGATGAAAGAGCACAACATCAGCCAACCGGAGCTTGCCAAGGAGATCGGCTGCTCTAAAAGCACTATCAGCCGTTTTATCAGTGGTGCAAAAGGGACGCTGACCCATGAGCAGGTGCTGAAAATCGCAAGGCTGTTTAATGTGTCCACGGATTTCCTGCTGGGAGAAACCAACATCCCCGACCGCAAAAATTACGACATTGCCGAACTGGGCTTGTCCGTAGAAGCTGCAAAGAACCTCTACACAGGGCGTGTCAATACAGAGGTGGTCAACCTGCTGTTGGAAAACGCCCGCTTTGCAGAGCTTACTTACCGCATAGCGCAGTATTTTGATGATACCTTTGCATCCGGTATCGCGGCACAGAACGCCATGCTCACGACATTGAGCACCCTGCTGCGCACAAGGGTCAAGACCCCGGAGGCAGCCAAAGCCGCAAAGGACATCAGCCTTCGGAGAAAGCCGGTGTACCAAGGCGACCTTGATGATATTGAAATGTACTTCATGGCGGCAATCAAGGAAATCAAAAAGGGTATCGGGAGCCATTACGCCGAGCAGGAAGCCATGAGCAAGAAAGTGGCAGAGAAGATGTTCACCGAATTGACTAAAGGGCAGGATGTGCAGCACCCAACGATTACGGCAGAGCAGTTGACAGATGCAATGTTGGACAGCGTTTCGGGCATGGAAGGAGCTACGCCGGAAGCGCTGGAACAGCTGCGGAACGGTCTGCTGGGAATCTTGCAGTCTGCCGCAGAGCAGGAAAACGCCCATGAAGCAGACGAATGA
- a CDS encoding sigma-70 family RNA polymerase sigma factor encodes MKQTNERLCALAQKGDAAALDSLIDNNKSFIGKVANDLFRSMNLAQSGLNLDTDDLKQAGNMGLWKAVPKFDAARGMKFLTYAAPAIRNAMMDMVRDAFAAFEQRMVTEDKDGICYQRVSLDDVLPGEEQLRRIEAIADPYAMQPQSIMEEQESCRELYEGLKRLTQREQTYLLYRYGFTDGEEHPLIGTAIYFHLTKGRAKKTEEQAMDNLWLELPWWYI; translated from the coding sequence ATGAAGCAGACGAATGAACGGCTTTGTGCGCTGGCGCAGAAAGGCGATGCTGCCGCGCTGGACAGCCTGATCGACAACAACAAGTCCTTTATTGGCAAGGTGGCAAATGACCTTTTCCGCAGCATGAATCTGGCACAGTCCGGCCTGAACCTTGACACGGACGATTTGAAACAGGCAGGGAATATGGGCTTGTGGAAGGCCGTGCCAAAGTTCGATGCAGCGCGCGGCATGAAGTTCTTGACCTACGCAGCTCCGGCCATCCGCAACGCCATGATGGATATGGTGCGGGATGCCTTTGCCGCTTTTGAGCAGCGGATGGTAACGGAGGACAAAGACGGTATCTGCTACCAGCGCGTTTCGCTGGACGATGTTCTGCCGGGAGAGGAACAACTGCGGCGCATCGAAGCCATAGCCGACCCTTATGCCATGCAGCCGCAGAGCATTATGGAGGAGCAGGAATCGTGCCGGGAGTTATACGAGGGCCTGAAACGGCTGACCCAGCGAGAGCAGACCTATCTGCTGTACCGCTATGGCTTCACCGATGGCGAGGAACATCCGCTGATCGGCACGGCGATATACTTTCACCTGACAAAAGGCCGCGCCAAAAAGACCGAGGAACAGGCCATGGATAATCTGTGGCTGGAACTGCCGTGGTGGTATATCTGA
- a CDS encoding ABC transporter substrate-binding protein produces MYNNRRNNRFSIFIAAIIVSLLVLLTGCASTKKETDLAKPVAEDSSNPVTVTVYLTAHYANPDTHCPIYEKLLDYQKENPNITIQFVSPKEGDTAEREAEIHRLNTEILSGKGPDLFIMEGNRLTNVNLFPDIEKSMMNGAFLDLTDVMDSNEFTAENFYMPLLDAGKLKGKQYILPLCFSVPTLTSAESVLKDSGFDMQAASKSLAATMDELLRIYKEKPMLVVTDFSMTSALSQPIIDYKNHTINLDTVSCRQTLAYEKEFRTGEISYEMQNGLFDSFNPEVVQDYFANGEPFASLDPSYMTVGLLRQCAALGIKTVTLPIPNELGGVTAEIGSYAMGNRNTKHPAEVKALLAYLLSEECQSSSAFADKDMFPVRRGCLKKCMEAQYQFSVYDASHEKIGQEDIENRKEMYGENLTDAQLDQLGTICDKINAAQYHTIWYRALQLDQSEDGGNLLSETMVQYWNDEITLDELVDRLTPQLKLYLDE; encoded by the coding sequence ATGTATAACAATAGACGAAATAACCGATTTAGTATATTTATTGCCGCTATTATTGTAAGCCTGCTGGTTCTTCTCACAGGATGCGCATCTACCAAGAAGGAAACTGATTTAGCTAAGCCCGTTGCAGAGGATAGCTCAAATCCAGTCACTGTAACAGTCTACCTTACCGCTCACTATGCAAATCCTGATACACATTGTCCTATCTATGAAAAACTGCTAGATTATCAAAAAGAGAACCCTAATATCACAATACAGTTCGTATCGCCCAAAGAGGGCGATACCGCAGAGCGTGAGGCTGAGATTCATCGGCTAAATACGGAGATCCTTTCAGGCAAAGGACCCGACCTCTTTATTATGGAAGGAAACCGATTGACGAATGTTAATCTATTTCCAGATATTGAAAAGAGTATGATGAATGGAGCTTTCCTCGATCTCACCGATGTAATGGATTCAAACGAATTCACAGCAGAGAATTTTTATATGCCTCTTTTAGATGCTGGAAAACTAAAAGGAAAACAGTATATTTTACCTTTGTGCTTTTCCGTTCCAACTCTGACAAGTGCAGAAAGCGTTTTGAAAGACAGCGGATTTGATATGCAAGCCGCATCAAAAAGCCTTGCTGCCACGATGGATGAACTACTGCGCATCTACAAGGAAAAACCAATGCTGGTTGTAACGGACTTTAGCATGACAAGCGCGTTATCGCAGCCGATCATCGATTACAAGAATCACACTATTAACTTGGACACAGTTAGTTGTCGGCAAACATTAGCATACGAGAAAGAATTCCGTACGGGTGAAATTTCTTATGAGATGCAAAATGGTTTGTTTGACAGTTTCAATCCAGAAGTAGTCCAAGATTATTTTGCAAACGGTGAACCTTTTGCTAGTCTTGACCCAAGCTATATGACAGTGGGACTTCTTCGGCAGTGTGCAGCTCTTGGAATCAAAACCGTAACACTTCCCATTCCCAATGAGCTAGGCGGTGTTACTGCTGAAATCGGTTCTTACGCAATGGGAAATCGAAACACAAAGCATCCAGCAGAGGTAAAAGCACTTTTAGCTTATCTTCTTAGTGAAGAATGCCAGTCGAGTTCGGCGTTTGCAGATAAAGATATGTTTCCTGTCCGACGTGGATGTCTTAAAAAATGTATGGAAGCACAATATCAATTCAGTGTCTATGATGCATCCCATGAAAAAATAGGTCAAGAAGATATTGAAAACCGAAAGGAGATGTATGGTGAAAATTTGACTGATGCACAGCTAGATCAGCTTGGAACAATATGTGACAAGATCAATGCAGCGCAATATCACACAATTTGGTACCGTGCCTTGCAGCTTGATCAAAGTGAGGATGGCGGAAATCTTCTAAGTGAAACGATGGTTCAGTATTGGAATGATGAAATCACCCTTGATGAGCTTGTTGATCGACTTACTCCGCAGCTCAAATTGTACCTTGATGAATAA
- a CDS encoding carbohydrate ABC transporter permease — translation MKKNLQSNILLLPALIAGFFCYLFPILIAFWKSLFLGTGTDFVGIQNYVDLFENEAFSLAVRNLFHLWAIIVPVNLVVGIFVAEAYIKLRQEKFCLFFLVPSILPAACVVTIASSILRKSPSQWGETSFAFYVFLVIVLWKTLGFSILIFMVAMKSIESEIIDAAMLDGVNPLQCFWYIKLPIIKSSLLICGILTIYNSFRCFREAYLIGGSHPNEQLYSIQHFLQNNFMNMNYARLEAASVLVVLFVGAVVLIGMYLARKKRNN, via the coding sequence ATGAAAAAGAATCTTCAGAGCAATATCCTTCTTCTGCCGGCACTTATTGCCGGATTTTTTTGCTATCTGTTTCCAATCCTGATTGCTTTTTGGAAAAGTCTCTTTCTTGGAACAGGAACTGATTTTGTCGGCATACAAAATTATGTGGATCTTTTTGAAAATGAGGCATTTTCACTCGCTGTTAGAAATCTGTTTCATTTGTGGGCCATCATTGTACCCGTCAATTTGGTTGTTGGCATTTTCGTTGCGGAAGCTTATATAAAACTCCGACAAGAAAAATTTTGTCTGTTCTTTCTTGTTCCTTCAATACTTCCGGCAGCTTGTGTTGTAACAATTGCATCAAGCATCTTACGAAAATCTCCTAGCCAGTGGGGTGAAACATCATTTGCATTTTATGTATTCCTTGTAATTGTATTATGGAAAACGCTGGGATTCTCAATTTTAATTTTTATGGTTGCTATGAAATCCATTGAATCCGAGATCATAGATGCCGCCATGCTGGATGGAGTCAACCCTCTACAATGTTTTTGGTACATAAAGCTTCCAATCATAAAGAGTTCTTTATTGATTTGTGGAATCTTGACGATTTACAATAGCTTTCGATGTTTCCGTGAAGCCTATTTGATTGGAGGAAGTCATCCGAATGAACAATTATATAGTATTCAGCACTTTCTACAAAACAATTTTATGAATATGAACTATGCACGACTGGAAGCGGCATCTGTTTTGGTTGTGCTTTTTGTTGGGGCCGTTGTGCTGATCGGAATGTACTTGGCAAGAAAAAAGAGGAATAACTGA
- a CDS encoding ABC transporter permease subunit: MNPRKEATYRMLSLIAAVIFVLPCVFLVFPIFDINPDDLWQMDSLMEFICAYKNTAILAIAGVLIQIVIALPAGYAIARIPSPKAQTFFLLTCVFFLLLPQQALMLPQYLVLMNIGWLDSLEGLLIMTAFQPWMILLFWFAAKRIDSSLFDSAICDGASNWVLFRKIYAPIVRPYVMIAAFLSIAESWNLLEQPMTFLQSKERYPLSMILMQLSTDNAELKNVLCLLFAVPLMILFCTMVKKIIDT; this comes from the coding sequence ATGAACCCACGAAAAGAAGCTACATATAGGATGTTATCTTTGATAGCTGCTGTGATTTTTGTGCTGCCATGCGTATTTCTTGTTTTCCCGATATTTGATATAAACCCAGATGACTTGTGGCAGATGGATTCTCTGATGGAATTCATTTGCGCCTATAAAAATACCGCGATTCTTGCAATTGCCGGAGTGCTTATTCAAATTGTGATTGCACTGCCTGCAGGTTATGCGATTGCCAGAATCCCATCTCCGAAAGCGCAGACATTTTTTCTTTTGACCTGTGTTTTCTTTTTGCTTTTGCCGCAGCAAGCACTTATGCTCCCTCAATATCTGGTTCTGATGAATATTGGATGGTTGGATTCTCTTGAAGGGCTATTGATAATGACGGCTTTCCAGCCTTGGATGATTTTACTCTTTTGGTTCGCAGCAAAAAGAATTGACAGTAGCCTGTTCGATTCAGCAATTTGTGACGGCGCAAGCAACTGGGTGCTTTTTAGGAAAATTTATGCTCCAATTGTACGACCGTATGTTATGATTGCGGCATTCCTTTCTATCGCTGAGAGCTGGAATCTTTTGGAACAACCCATGACATTTTTGCAGAGCAAAGAAAGGTATCCGCTCTCTATGATTTTGATGCAGCTTTCAACGGATAATGCTGAATTAAAAAATGTCCTATGCTTGCTCTTTGCGGTTCCGCTGATGATTTTGTTCTGTACAATGGTAAAAAAGATAATCGATACATGA